The Bacillus oleivorans genome has a window encoding:
- a CDS encoding flagellar hook-basal body protein: MFKGFYTAATGMLSQQRKTEMLTNNLANVDTPGYKADQASLRAFPEMLLNRIGSAELPVQNGFNVLTQNPIGAINTGVYMQEITPDFIQGALKDTGLPTDMALVNAMMPEVNGQAGSVFFNIEHTSGDTYYTRNGNFSVDPEGFLTTAQGYYVLNNAGERIQVNSQDFQVTEAGFLLVDGQVVNRLGISYAENPLLLMKDGNGLFRLEEGELPLAYGQAGVEFNLYQGSLERSNVDSAKAMTDLLASYRTFEANQKVLQAYDKSMDKAVNEIGKIG, from the coding sequence ATGTTTAAAGGGTTTTATACAGCGGCGACGGGGATGCTCTCGCAGCAGCGGAAAACGGAAATGTTAACGAACAATTTAGCGAATGTCGATACCCCAGGGTATAAAGCTGATCAGGCTTCACTTCGCGCTTTTCCTGAAATGCTCTTAAATCGTATTGGATCAGCGGAGCTTCCAGTTCAAAATGGTTTTAATGTCCTGACCCAGAATCCAATTGGCGCCATTAATACCGGAGTTTATATGCAGGAGATTACGCCCGATTTTATCCAGGGAGCTCTAAAAGATACAGGGCTGCCAACGGATATGGCTCTTGTTAATGCAATGATGCCAGAGGTGAACGGGCAAGCGGGTTCGGTGTTTTTTAATATAGAACATACTAGCGGAGATACCTATTACACAAGAAATGGGAATTTTTCTGTTGATCCTGAAGGCTTTTTAACTACTGCCCAAGGTTATTATGTGTTAAATAATGCAGGAGAACGGATTCAGGTCAATAGTCAGGACTTTCAAGTGACAGAAGCCGGATTTTTATTAGTAGATGGACAAGTCGTAAACAGACTCGGTATTTCATACGCAGAAAATCCTTTACTCTTAATGAAAGACGGTAACGGATTATTCCGGTTAGAAGAAGGCGAGCTTCCGCTTGCATACGGACAAGCAGGAGTAGAATTCAATCTATATCAAGGTTCATTAGAACGCTCGAATGTTGATTCCGCTAAGGCGATGACAGACCTGCTCGCAAGCTACCGTACATTCGAAGCCAACCAAAAAGTGTTGCAGGCCTATGACAAAAGTATGGATAAGGCCGTTAATGAAATAGGTAAAATCGGATAG
- a CDS encoding flagellar hook-basal body protein — MNRSMIVAANTMSQLQQKMDVISNNIANVQTNGYKRREASFTELLAQQFNNQPHDELEVGRNTPNGIRQGVGAGVAQSQMVMSQGNMITTGRELDVAFTTEGQYLTVLVPGENTDEIQYTRDGSLYWSPLNDTQVMLVTSEGNPVLDENEAPIVVNGTPTEVSVSPTGQIRVTTENGDQAWNLGVIQINRPQALVQQGGNRIALPDNLAELGVELEEILTPMNGALRENIAMQQGALEQSNVDLSVEMTDLIQAQRSYQFQSRAISLSDQMMGLINGIR; from the coding sequence ATGAATCGCTCCATGATCGTTGCCGCGAACACGATGTCGCAGCTTCAGCAAAAGATGGATGTAATCAGTAACAATATCGCAAACGTTCAAACGAATGGATATAAACGGAGAGAAGCTTCCTTTACAGAGCTTTTGGCACAGCAGTTTAACAACCAGCCTCATGACGAACTAGAGGTAGGAAGAAATACGCCAAATGGAATTCGCCAAGGCGTGGGAGCTGGAGTGGCGCAATCGCAAATGGTCATGTCACAAGGCAATATGATTACGACCGGACGCGAATTAGATGTAGCTTTTACAACAGAAGGGCAGTATCTTACCGTCCTCGTACCAGGTGAAAATACGGATGAAATCCAGTATACTCGGGACGGGAGTCTTTACTGGTCACCGCTTAATGATACACAAGTGATGCTTGTTACGAGTGAAGGGAATCCTGTATTAGATGAAAATGAAGCGCCGATTGTTGTAAACGGAACACCAACAGAGGTAAGTGTTTCGCCGACAGGCCAGATCCGTGTTACCACTGAAAATGGGGACCAAGCCTGGAATTTAGGGGTCATTCAGATAAATCGGCCGCAAGCATTGGTTCAACAAGGCGGCAACAGGATTGCACTTCCTGACAATCTTGCTGAATTAGGTGTAGAATTAGAGGAAATCCTAACACCAATGAATGGTGCACTTCGGGAAAACATTGCGATGCAACAGGGCGCATTAGAACAGTCAAATGTGGACCTCAGCGTTGAAATGACGGATTTAATACAAGCCCAGCGGTCTTATCAATTCCAGTCACGGGCGATTTCGCTTTCTGATCAAATGATGGGACTCATTAACGGGATTCGATAA